From a region of the Coffea arabica cultivar ET-39 chromosome 3e, Coffea Arabica ET-39 HiFi, whole genome shotgun sequence genome:
- the LOC113735223 gene encoding LOW QUALITY PROTEIN: mediator of RNA polymerase II transcription subunit 4 (The sequence of the model RefSeq protein was modified relative to this genomic sequence to represent the inferred CDS: inserted 4 bases in 2 codons): MLQNVPHQIVQSPARLGLPNPNSPSLQNATPAKFASQAQQSHPPNQQSNAPSIIPXLLPLLPPLPRAQSILLQMSSLXPNRSHWISAFRGSLPSFLSSQSQPLTSTAPDSYPFSSKEILALFTNLQTQLFEAVAELQEILDLQDGKQKLSHEIRSKDAAILALASKLKEAEQVLDNLVDDYSDYRRSKRSKSEDVAEDSSTTTVASQLKLSDILSYAHRISYTTFAPPEFGAGQAPLRGALPPAPQEEQMRASQLYAFADLDVGLPKTDEHKKKIIEPLIETPVGQPAEPNPLANLAGMQGLLPPNIAVPSGWKPGMPVELPSDLPILPPPGWKPGDPVALPPLDSLPVPPRIEEQQPQHIPPPMLTKAPEPIQVLHVQLDIDDDSSDYSSDVGSSDSED, from the exons ATGCTCCAGAATGTTCCGCATCAGATTGTGCAATCTCCAGCTCGGCTAGGCTTACCAAATCCAAATTCACCTTCTCTTCAAAACGCTACTCCGGCTAAGTTTGCCTCCCAAGCCCAGCAATCTCATCCACCCAATCAACAATCAAATGCACCAAGCATTATTCC ACTTCTTCCTCTCCTTCCCCCTCTGCCAAGAGCTCAGTCTATTCTTCTGCAAATGTCCTCACT GCCTAATAGGTCGCACTGGATTAGTGCATTTCGAGGTTCCCTACCCTCCTTCTTGTCTTCCCAATCCCAACCTTTGACATCAACTGCACCAGATTCTTATCCTTTTTCCTCCAAAGAAATTCTCGCTCTTTTCACAAACCTTCAAACTCAGCTATTTGAAGCTGTTGCAGAGCTCCAAGAAATTCTTGATCTTCAAGATGGAAAACAGAAACTCTCACATGAAATCAGGTCAAAAGATGCTGCAATTCTTGCACTTGCAAGCAAGCTCAAAGAAGCTGAGCAGGTTCTTGACAACCTTGTGGATGATTACTCAGATTATCGCCGTTCAAAACGGTCCAAGTCAGAAGATGTTGCAGAAGATTCTTCAACCACCACTGTGGCATCTCAGCTGAAGCTTTCTGATATATTGTCGTATGCCCATAGGATAAGCTACACTACTTTTGCACCACCAGAATTTGGTGCTGGACAGGCTCCTCTCCGTGGGGCACTCCCACCTGCTCCACAGGAGGAGCAAATGCGGGCATCCCAACTGTACGCTTTTGCTGATCTTGATGTTGGTTTACCAAAAACAGATGAGCATAAGAAGAAAATTATAGAGCCATTGATCGAAACTCCTGTTGGGCAACCAGCAGAGCCAAATCCACTGGCCAATCTAGCTGGAATGCAGGGTCTGCTTCCACCTAATATTGCTGTGCCATCAGGATGGAAACCTGGAATGCCCGTGGAGTTGCCCAGTGATCTACCTATTCTTCCTCCGCCTGGTTGGAAACCTGGTGATCCAGTGGCACTGCCCCCATTGGATTCTCTTCCTGTACCTCCTAGAATTGAAGAGCAACAACCTCAGCATATCCCCCCTCCAATGCTTACAAAGGCACCCGAGCCTATACAAGTTCTGCATGTGCAGCTTGACATTGACGATGACAGTAGTGATTATAGCAGTGATGTTGGTAGCTCTGACAGTGAAGATTAG
- the LOC113735217 gene encoding uncharacterized protein: MFHNQTTVELQQHQLTEEEDKNKKKKKKKKKDGRLQSTHESRSPLQELNRVTSRRINPAKKNCCTATTISSSSSSICSSSSTSVSIDAPKCCLKFLLSSTSNSRPRSSSSSSSSHLQKDPNFKLRNKPLLTKSTPKSAPNSSRPRSNKSIANENDVPKQPTSQSFRKNPSFLSQWQSGRRPTSKSASQRSKLSSDLRANLKSPAYGCSGRFGAGNQQRLKQKYQQSCGEPGLHFNVADDLVDADNFTPVGKVACGPSLNYALVVDDDEKSAGEDSNSGHGTIVVKKTPPIEASLSPEIQCGGSSNPVLGSAATPVCYGAGHLISGVTDKRKCRARGILTIGGPTDSSDCGKSSFCKDDSNENADVLFTKSRTSLIPLPAEASMKWLLSPPGKEDEVQKDNNANSDSPFTGSASLLLSSPPSSCCQLSSDLVSDSGEKNGSGNQDATASTGKTRIVLLSPRRITNFEDFSHTPYEKNGGSLITPQTKFSCKTDNRQKGGERSYALIGKRTPSSGDPLSGSNIIQTPTSDSSPDRNVGISWISADDCQANEANPVVDSMAEIFHRISVSPRSQMQMWDPCGFSSQFTGLTSPSCSTDHMQLQQNLDTRVSWISDTTVGNLSLSQMRISWREGLVSRILDTDELDCCRCLSDEENYGDRSDELQHKSPKACGTDSLTNGNPRSPEFLEHEPEILIKGKEALSLVGTNICAESISTDAGGLVASGDSDWTLSYKNQLFEV; this comes from the coding sequence ATGTTCCACAACCAAACTACTGTGGAATTGCAGCAGCATCAGCTGACAGAGGAGGAGGAtaagaacaagaagaagaagaagaagaagaagaaagatgggaggcTGCAAAGCACTCATGAATCCAGAAGCCCATTACAGGAATTGAACAGAGTCACCAGCAGAAGAATCAACCCTGCAAAAAAGAATTGCTGCACCGCTACCACCATTAGCAGCAGTAGCAGCAGCATTTGTTCGTCTTCTTCAACTTCTGTTTCCATTGATGCTCCCAAGTGTTGCCTCAAGTTTCTGCTTTCCTCCACGTCAAACTCAAGACCTcgctcctcttcttcttcttcgagTTCCCATCTTCAGAAGGATCCCAATTTCAAACTCAGAAATAAACCCCTCCTCACCAAGTCCACCCCAAAATCAGCTCCTAATTCCTCCAGGCCTAGATCTAATAAATCCATTGCTAACGAAAATGATGTGCCCAAACAACCCACTTCACAAAGTTTTAGAAAAAacccttctttcctttcccagTGGCAATCCGGTAGAAGGCCCACTTCAAAATCTGCTTCCCAAAGGTCGAAACTTTCCtctgatttgagggcaaatctgAAGAGCCCAGCATATGGATGTTCTGGAAGATTTGGTGCTGGTAATCAACAACGATTGAAGCAGAAATATCAACAAAGCTGCGGTGAGCCTGGTTTGCATTTCAATGTTGCTGATGATTTGGTAGACGCTGACAATTTTACTCCTGTTGGCAAAGTAGCTTGTGGGCCTAGTTTAAATTATGCACTAGTTGTTGATGATGATGAGAAGTCTGCGGGGGAAGACTCAAACTCTGGTCATGGTACTATAGTTGTTAAAAAAACCCCACCTATTGAGGCCTCGTTGTCTCCTGAGATCCAATGTGGCGGGTCATCTAATCCTGTTCTAGGTTCAGCTGCAACACCTGTTTGTTATGGTGCCGGGCATCTCATTTCCGGGGTCACGGATAAAAGAAAATGTAGGGCTAGGGGGATTTTAACTATAGGGGGTCCTACTGATTCATCTGATTGTGGAAAAAGTAGTTTTTGTAAGGATGATAGTAATGAAAATGCTGATGTTCTCTTTACCAAGTCAAGGACTTCTTTAATTCCTTTGCCTGCTGAGGCTTCAATGAAATGGTTGTTATCTCCACCTGGTAAGGAAGATGAGGTTCAGAAAGATAATAATGCAAATTCTGATTCACCATTTACGGGCTCAGCCTCATTGCTTCTTTCATCCCCACCTTCATCGTGCTGCCAACTTTCTTCTGATTTAGTTAGTGATAGTGGTGAGAAAAATGGTAGTGGCAATCAGGATGCCACAGCAAGTACGGGGAAGACTAGGATAGTGTTATTATCTCCAAGAAGAATTACTAACTTTGAAGACTTTTCTCATACCCCATATGAGAAGAATGGAGGTTCGTTGATCACCCCCCAGACTAAGTTTAGTTGTAAGACCGATAACAGGCAAAAAGGAGGCGAGAGATCTTATGCTTTGATAGGGAAGAGAACTCCATCTTCGGGTGATCCCTTGAGTGGCAGTAACATTATTCAGACTCCGACATCAGACTCTAGTCCAGATAGGAATGTTGGCATTTCCTGGATAAGTGCAGATGATTGTCAAGCAAATGAAGCTAATCCTGTGGTGGACTCCATGGCAGAGATCTTTCATAGAATAAGTGTATCTCCAAGAAGTCAGATGCAAATGTGGGATCCTTGTGGTTTCAGTTCACAGTTCACTGGCTTGACTTCACCCTCCTGTTCAACAGACCACATGCAGCTTCAACAGAATTTGGATACTCGAGTTTCTTGGATTTCTGATACCACAGTAGGGAACTTGTCATTGTCTCAAATGAGGATATCGTGGAGGGAAGGTTTAGTGAGTAGGATCTTGGATACTGATGAATTAGATTGCTGCAGATGCTTGTCAGATGAAGAGAATTATGGTGATAGATCTGATGAGTTAcagcataaatcaccaaaaGCTTGTGGAACGGATTCACTTACAAATGGCAATCCCAGATCTCCAGAGTTTCTTGAGCACGAACCCGAAATTcttataaaaggaaaagaagcacTGTCTCTTGTAGGGACTAACATCTGTGCGGAATCCATCAGCACAGATGCAGGTGGTCTGGTTGCTTCTGGAGATTCAGATTGGACCCTTAGCTACAAAAACCAATTGTTCGAAGTTTAA
- the LOC140038330 gene encoding ankyrin repeat protein SKIP35-like yields the protein MAAESNQASKNEIVVLCPDDNAGDEGSNVVILKETLLVPKEGSEDCCSCSCSCSCGCGAQKLRCRLANSDSGLAKNDRLRGQDKKLCREDRLELGRLFQGAVSTRDWELADNLIMLADPQALNDTLCIALDSVWFLGTQQELHGITGVMRKVIANGAYDFTRAALRTSFLASCVSACQSQKMSHADTVTIMAQRLHERLRECNGDEILKAEASAKVQKFTEWALKCISFHFRCQGNEDRAGFTISEIQIQLSAFKTFLDLVGKHLGGKDFTEAFDAACFPLTLFATSFDPGWASSPSAFAIQGLLGMLVESGADNVNQCFLEASRFGSTELVRILLQIAQRNSLDIDVDLALGFASHYGKIDTMECLVEEGNAMAFLGPLMRAAERGCIPVVQWFVNRGCRDMELCLALTAATSSNQVEVASYLLPRVPQHVLAALSTEILKAAAERSGGSLDGVAFLLRSDFLGDPTATYTVADTIANSNDESVAPELRAFLQEHWSEAAFLGGLRQGREHHMNLVRIIKWGESPICLRDLPGPLRVAIAYLPLYRECLKAGGSLLSQRLRGQLVEAVRRLGGVELEEARQGRQLLSVLEHHLPPFLVNAPAAL from the exons ATGGCAGCTGAATCCAACCAGGCTTCAAAGAATGAGATTGTAGTTTTATGCCCAGATGATAATGCTGGGGATGAGGGAAGCAACGTTGTGATTTTGAAGGAGACCTTGCTTGTGCCTAAAGAGGGCTCGGAAGACTGTTGTTCTTGTTCTTGTTCTTGTTCTTGTGGTTGTGGAGCTCAGAAACTTAGATGTAGGTTGGCTAATTCTGATTCCGGGCTTGCGAAAAATGACAGGCTTAGAGGCCAAGACAAGAAGCTCTGTAGGGAGGATAGACTGGAGCTGGGTAGGCTGTTTCAGGGTGCTGTGAGTACCCGGGATTGGGAGCTTGCTGACAATCTGATCATGTTGGCCGATCCACAGGCTCTCAACGACACCTTATGCATTGCTCTCGATTCGGTTTGGTTTCTCGGCACGCAGCAAGAGTTACATGGTATTACGGGAGTGATGAGGAAGGTAATCGCTAATGGCGCTTATGACTTTACGCGAGCTGCTCTTAGAACTTCGTTTCTTGCTTCCTGCGTTTCAGCCTGTCAGAGTCAAAAAATGAGCCATGCAGATACTGTAACCATAATGGCACAAAG GTTGCATGAACGATTGCGGGAATGCAATGGGGATGAGATTTTGAAGGCTGAAGCTAGTGCAAAGGTTCAGAAGTTTACGGAATGGGCTCTTAAATGTATCAGTTTCCACTTTCGTTGTCAGGGAAATGAGGATAGAGCTGGTTTTACCATTTCTGAGATCCAAATACAGCTATCTGCGTTCAAGACCTTCCTTGATCTTGTGGGGAAGCACCTTGGCGGAAAGGACTTCACAGAAGCTTTTGATGCTGCTTGCTTTCCACTGACACTGTTTGCAACTTCATTTGATCCTGGTTGGGCATCAAGTCCGTCCGCATTTGCAATTCAAGGGTTACTGGGCATGTTGGTAGAGAGCGGTGCAGACAATGTCAaccaatgttttcttgaagcaTCACGTTTCGGAAGTACAGAGCTTGTTCGCATTTTATTGCAG ATTGCTCAAAGGAACAGCTTGGATATTGATGTTGACCTGGCTTTGGGGTTTGCTTCCCATTATGGGAAAATCGACACCATGGAATGTCTAGTGGAAGAGGGAAATGCGATGGCATTCTTGGGTCCTCTGATGAGAGCTGCCGAGAGGGGTTGCATACCAGTGGTTCAATGGTTTGTAAACAGGGGTTGCCGAGACATGGAACTCTGTCTTGCTCTCACAGCTGCTACTTCCAGCAATCAGGTTGAGGTTGCTTCATATCTCCTCCCTCGCGTTCCTCAACACGTCCTTGCAGCCCTGAGTACTGAAATTCTCAAGGCCGCTGCAGAGCGAAGTGGGGGATCTCTTGATGGGGTTGCATTTCTCCTCCGCTCAGACTTCCTAGGCGACCCAACTGCTACATATACTGTTGCAGATACCATTGCTAATTCCAACGACGAGTCTGTTGCTCCTGAGCTAAGGGCTTTTCTTCAGGAGCATTGGTCAGAGGCTGCTTTTCTAGGCGGATTAAGGCAAGGACGAGAACACCATATGAACTTGGTGCGTATCATAAAATGGGGCGAGTCTCCTATCTGTTTAAGGGATCTTCCAGGTCCCCTGAGGGTTGCAATAGCGTACCTGCCGTTGTACAGGGAGTGTTTGAAGGCAGGGGGTTCCTTATTATCCCAAAGGCTTAGAGGGCAACTTGTGGAAGCAGTAAGAAGGCTTGGAGGTGTGGAACTGGAAGAGGCAAGGCAGGGAAGACAGCTGCTGTCTGTGCTAGAGCATCATCTTCCCCCTTTTCTGGTCAATGCGCCGGCGGCTCTGTAG
- the LOC140004191 gene encoding BTB/POZ domain-containing protein At5g03250-like: MACIRLGSKSEAFRLDGQSWHCSSGLASDVTIRIGEMSFHLHKFPLLSRSGLLEKLIGELEQEDGSACVVQLGEVPGGAKSFELVAKFCYGIKIELTAMNVVSLRCAAEYLQMTEEYGEGNLIKQTEAFLNVVFANWTDTIKALETCEEVLPHAEELRVVSRCINSLALKACADPKLFNWPVSGCNSNDAAEANQMWNGIGTATKPLPATDNWWYEDVSFLSLPLYKRLILAVEAGGMNPNTVAGSLVFYAKKYIPLMNRQSSFNDANHSKQGSSMSTPSEADQRALLEEIVELLPSHKGVTQTKFLIRLLRTAMVLQTSPSCRENLERRVGLQLDQATLDDLLIPNMGYSVETLYDIDCFQRILDHFMSMDQSSVATSPCIVEESQLVEGTDSLTSITMVANLVDAYLADVATDVNLKFPKFQCLAAAIPDYARPLADGLYRAIDIYLKAHPWLTDTEREQICRLMNCQKLSLEASTHAAQNERLPLRVIVQVLFFEQLRLRTSISGWFFVSDNLENPENPDGVLALPKSDGSYRAHGRGSGIEDMRQRVSELEKECDSMKQDFHKLVKSRRSWNIFCRKKSHYTNARSGTHAS; encoded by the exons ATGGCATGCATCAGGCTTGGTTCCAAATCTGAAGCATTCCGCCTCGATGGCCAATCTTG gcATTGCTCATCTGGCCTTGCTAGTGATGTTACAATTAGAATTGGAGAAATGTCCTTTCATCTTCATAAG TTTCCTTTGCTATCAAGAAGTGGGCTACTAGAAAAGCTTATAGGAGAGCTAGAGCAAGAAGATGGATCAGCGTGTGTTGTACAACTTGGGGAAGTACCTGGGGGAGCTAAATCGTTTGAGCTTGTAGCAAAATTCTGTTATGGCATCAAGATAGAGCTGACCGCCATGAATGTAGTGAGTCTTAGATGTGCAGCTGAGTATCTTCAAATGACCGAAGAATATGGGGAGGGAAACCTCATTAAACAAACAGAAGCCTTTCTGAATGTTGTTTTTGCCAATTGGACTGACACAATAAAAGCTCTTGAAACCTGTGAAGAAGTTTTGCCTCATGCAGAGGAGCTTCGAGTTGTGTCGAGATGCATAAATTCACTGGCATTGAAAGCCTGTGCTGATCCAAAGTTGTTCAATTGGCCTGTGTCAGGCTGTAACAGCAACGACGCTGCAGAAGCCAACCAAATGTGGAATGGGATAGGCACAGCAACTAAGCCACTACCTGCAACGGATAATTGGTGGTACGAGGATGTGTCCTTCCTCAGTTTACCCCTCTATAAACGATTGATCCTTGCAGTTGAGGCAGGAGGCATGAACCCTAACACTGTTGCTGGATCCCTGGTCTTTTATGCAAAGAAATATATTCCATTGATGAATAGGCAATCTAGCTTCAACGATGCAAATCATTCCAAACAAGGATCATCCATGTCCACCCCTTCTGAAGCTGACCAAAGGGCACTTCTCGAAGAGATAGTGGAGTTACTTCCAAGTCACAAAGGAGTAACACAGACGAAGTTCCTTATCAGGCTGCTCCGTACTGCTATGGTCTTACAAACGAGCCCTTCGTGCAGAGAAAATCTGGAGAGGAGGGTAGGATTGCAGTTGGATCAAGCTACCTTGGATGATCTGCTTATACCAAATATGGGATACTCAGTTGAGACTCTATATGACATAGACTGCTTTCAGAGGATTCTCGATCATTTCATGTCAATGGACCAGTCTTCGGTTGCTACTTCTCCATGTATAGTTGAAGAGAGCCAATTAGTAGAAGGGACAGATTCACTGACTTCAATCACAATGGTGGCTAATCTTGTGGATGCATATCTTGCAGATGTTGCCACAGATGTTAATCTAAAATTCCCCAAGTTCCAGTGCCTGGCTGCTGCAATCCCTGATTATGCTAGGCCGCTTGCTGATGGCCTTTACCGCGCCATTGACATATATCTGAAG GCTCATCCTTGGCTCACGGACACAGAGAGGGAACAAATCTGTAGGCTTATGAACTGCCAGAAGCTGTCACTGGAAGCCAGCACCCATGCAGCCCAAAACGAGAGGCTGCCACTCAGGGTGATCGTCCAGGTCTTATTCTTTGAACAGCTTCGCCTGAGAACCTCAATATCGGGCTGGTTCTTTGTCTCTGACAATCTGGAGAACCCAGAAAACCCTGATGGAGTCCTGGCTCTCCCTAAAAGTGACGGTTCGTATCGCGCACACGGCAGAGGATCGGGCATCGAGGACATGAGGCAGCGTGTTTCGGAGTTGGAAAAAGAGTGTGACAGCATGAAACAGGATTTTCATAAGCTGGTGAAATCCAGAAGAAGTTGGAACATATTCTGCAGAAAGAAATCACATTATACAAATGCTAGATCAGGCACCCATGCATCATAG